Proteins from a single region of Desulfovibrio sp. JC022:
- the rapZ gene encoding RNase adapter RapZ, with protein sequence MVDVDSFPVIVVTGLSGAGKSTVLKVFEDLRFFCVDGLPAGMLPRLVELFNTRDNAYRGLVLGMDLRQLEFSVDWEATREELTSKGYRPSILYLEARLPELVRRYATTRRLHPLESRDIGLEQALEKEKEALGEVRNQADLVIDTTTYSIHDLRRRIQEKWAELSEKTRGLRVHVMSFGFKHDVPTAADMVMDLRFLPNPYFEEELRPFSGQDKVISDYVLGTEPGSIFIEKYLDFIQYVLPLYEEEGRYRLTIAVGCTGGRHRSVATAERIFATLKDNGYSVSLEHKHIHLK encoded by the coding sequence GTGGTTGATGTGGATTCCTTTCCTGTGATTGTTGTTACCGGGCTTTCCGGTGCCGGTAAATCTACTGTTCTGAAAGTCTTCGAGGATCTGCGTTTTTTCTGTGTTGACGGACTGCCCGCAGGGATGCTTCCGCGTCTGGTTGAACTTTTCAATACTCGTGACAATGCCTACCGTGGGCTGGTGCTGGGTATGGATCTGCGACAGCTTGAATTCAGTGTCGACTGGGAAGCCACCCGTGAAGAACTAACTTCCAAAGGGTATCGTCCAAGTATTCTTTATCTTGAAGCACGTCTGCCGGAATTGGTGCGTAGATACGCCACCACCCGCCGTTTACACCCCCTTGAATCGAGAGATATCGGTCTTGAGCAGGCTCTTGAAAAAGAGAAGGAAGCTCTTGGAGAAGTCCGCAATCAGGCTGATCTGGTCATTGATACCACTACTTATTCCATTCATGATCTGCGGCGCAGGATTCAGGAAAAATGGGCCGAGCTCAGCGAGAAGACCCGTGGATTGCGTGTTCATGTTATGTCTTTTGGTTTTAAGCATGATGTGCCAACTGCTGCGGATATGGTTATGGATCTTCGTTTTCTGCCTAATCCATACTTTGAAGAAGAGCTTCGCCCGTTTTCCGGTCAGGATAAGGTTATTTCTGATTATGTTTTAGGTACGGAACCCGGTTCAATTTTTATTGAGAAATATCTCGATTTCATTCAGTATGTGCTTCCTCTTTACGAGGAGGAAGGAAGATACAGGCTGACTATTGCTGTTGGCTGTACCGGCGGACGTCATCGTTCCGTTGCCACCGCTGAAAGGATATTTGCAACTCTCAAGGATAATGGTTATTCTGTTTCACTTGAGCATAAGCACATTCATTTAAAATAG
- a CDS encoding PTS sugar transporter subunit IIA has translation MNITDNLAKDLVVHELQASDKSEVLKEMVSTLKDAGLEVDVENALKVLNDREKLGTTGIGDGIAIPHGKLECLEEIVVVVGRSSEGVDFESLDMQPCKIFFMVLAPEQGAGAHLKVLAQISRQLKDEAFRQAFIDTGDKQDLLKLLGLG, from the coding sequence ATGAATATAACTGATAATTTGGCGAAGGACCTTGTTGTTCATGAACTACAGGCCTCTGATAAGAGTGAAGTTCTGAAAGAAATGGTTTCCACCCTCAAGGACGCAGGTCTGGAAGTGGATGTGGAAAATGCCCTTAAGGTCCTTAATGATCGTGAAAAACTTGGAACAACCGGAATCGGGGATGGCATAGCCATCCCCCACGGTAAACTGGAATGTCTTGAAGAGATTGTCGTAGTTGTCGGCCGCTCCAGCGAGGGAGTCGACTTTGAATCTCTGGACATGCAGCCATGTAAGATATTCTTTATGGTACTGGCCCCCGAGCAGGGGGCCGGTGCTCATTTGAAGGTGCTGGCGCAGATTTCCCGGCAGCTTAAAGATGAAGCTTTCCGGCAGGCGTTTATTGATACCGGGGATAAGCAGGATTTGCTTAAACTTCTCGGTCTCGGCTAG
- the raiA gene encoding ribosome-associated translation inhibitor RaiA — MNVAFTFKNFDASEHLKEYANSRFSKLVKYVSNPDNTDMQVNLSVDKFRHVAEVVFTSDHLHVSAYEVSEDMYSTVDMVLDKLEAQLRRANEKMRSHRRKDAAPARMDILSYGEEEYREPVIVESDSFVPKPMSIDEAAEQLQTLDHEFLVFRNADNEAINVIYRRNNGDFGLIDPGY, encoded by the coding sequence ATGAACGTAGCATTTACTTTTAAGAATTTCGACGCATCCGAACATCTTAAGGAATATGCAAACAGCCGTTTCTCCAAGTTGGTAAAGTACGTCAGCAACCCTGACAATACTGATATGCAGGTGAATCTGTCAGTTGATAAGTTCAGGCATGTTGCGGAAGTAGTTTTTACCTCCGACCATTTACATGTCTCAGCTTACGAAGTGTCCGAGGACATGTATTCCACCGTGGATATGGTTCTGGACAAGCTAGAAGCCCAGCTTCGCCGCGCAAATGAAAAGATGAGAAGTCACAGGCGTAAGGACGCAGCTCCTGCCCGTATGGATATTCTCAGCTATGGAGAGGAAGAGTACAGGGAACCTGTAATTGTCGAGTCCGACTCTTTTGTTCCCAAGCCTATGAGTATTGATGAAGCCGCAGAGCAGCTTCAGACTCTCGACCATGAATTCCTCGTATTCCGCAATGCGGATAACGAAGCTATAAATGTAATCTACCGCCGCAATAATGGCGATTTCGGTTTAATTGACCCGGGATACTAA
- the rpoN gene encoding RNA polymerase factor sigma-54, whose product MGLELRQQLKLTQQLVMTPQLQQAIKLLQLSRLELVDSVHQELMENPILEEAEAQERTDAADADAGTATAEEAQISKEAEWENYLGEFSSTSKQSASRESESYEEGTSFETRLTKTASLEGHLHWQMSLSDFTDEEKTIGECLMGNLSSGGFLRIDLEEVCETCYAEIEDVEKVLHRIQRFDPVGVAARTPQECLLIQLEALKLDDDPILVSLVRDHLDDLEKKRYKPLARKFKLSMEDLKSYLDLMQTLDPLPGASFSGGDSFYVSPDAYVYEYDGDFVIVLNEDGLPKLQMNAFYVETLASTKGDDKEYFQDKMRSAQWLMKSLYQRQRTLYKVLESIVRFQREFFAHGVTKLKPLILKEVAEDIEMHESTVSRITTNKYVSTPHGIYELKFFFNSALGLDDGSQVGSESVKATIKKLIGEEDGKKPLSDEKIAEILKEKLEVNIARRTVAKYRTAMGILSSSKRKKVF is encoded by the coding sequence ATGGGATTGGAACTTAGACAACAATTAAAGCTTACTCAACAGCTGGTTATGACTCCTCAGTTGCAGCAGGCGATCAAGTTGTTGCAGCTCTCCCGTCTGGAACTGGTGGATAGTGTCCATCAGGAGCTTATGGAGAATCCTATTCTTGAAGAAGCTGAAGCGCAGGAGAGAACTGACGCTGCTGATGCTGATGCAGGCACCGCTACGGCCGAAGAGGCACAAATTTCCAAGGAAGCCGAGTGGGAAAACTATCTCGGTGAATTCTCCAGCACATCAAAGCAGTCTGCTTCCCGCGAGTCTGAATCTTATGAAGAAGGAACTTCATTTGAAACGCGTCTGACCAAGACGGCTTCTCTTGAAGGGCATCTGCATTGGCAGATGAGCCTCTCTGATTTTACCGACGAAGAAAAGACCATCGGCGAATGCCTTATGGGTAATTTAAGTTCGGGAGGTTTTTTACGGATAGACTTGGAAGAAGTATGTGAAACATGCTATGCTGAAATCGAAGACGTGGAAAAGGTGCTTCACCGCATCCAGCGTTTCGATCCGGTAGGCGTGGCGGCAAGGACTCCGCAGGAATGTCTGCTTATCCAGCTGGAAGCATTGAAGCTTGATGATGATCCGATTCTGGTCTCGTTGGTCCGGGACCATCTGGATGATCTTGAGAAGAAACGCTACAAGCCGCTGGCTCGGAAGTTCAAGCTCAGCATGGAGGATTTAAAGAGTTACCTTGATCTGATGCAGACACTTGATCCATTGCCCGGAGCAAGTTTTTCAGGTGGAGACTCTTTCTATGTCAGCCCGGATGCTTATGTTTATGAATATGATGGTGATTTTGTCATAGTTCTGAACGAAGACGGTCTTCCTAAATTGCAGATGAATGCTTTTTATGTGGAGACGTTGGCATCAACCAAGGGAGATGATAAGGAATATTTTCAGGACAAGATGCGTTCCGCACAATGGCTGATGAAGAGCCTGTACCAGCGGCAGCGCACCTTATATAAAGTTCTTGAATCCATAGTGAGGTTTCAGCGCGAATTTTTCGCCCACGGTGTCACCAAGTTAAAACCGCTTATCCTTAAGGAGGTTGCGGAAGACATCGAGATGCATGAATCCACTGTGAGTCGAATCACTACTAATAAGTATGTTTCTACTCCGCATGGAATCTATGAACTTAAGTTCTTTTTTAATAGTGCTCTCGGTCTGGATGACGGATCTCAGGTCGGTTCCGAGTCCGTCAAGGCGACGATCAAAAAGTTGATCGGCGAAGAGGACGGAAAGAAGCCCCTCAGCGACGAGAAGATTGCTGAGATTCTCAAAGAGAAGCTGGAAGTCAATATAGCCAGAAGGACCGTAGCCAAGTACAGGACTGCAATGGGGATACTCTCCTCATCCAAGAGGAAAAAGGTATTCTAA
- the lptB gene encoding LPS export ABC transporter ATP-binding protein, protein MSSIIAKKLVKCYGPKEVVRGIGLTVREGEVVGLLGPNGAGKTTTFYMLVGVVKPTSGDVYLNKKQITRLPLHERARQGISYLPQESSIFKKLSVRKNLEIIIEHTGLSGKDVPKRADELLDQLGILRLADQKAMYLSGGERRRLEIARAMINNPKFILLDEPFAGIDPIAVIDIQDIISSLKDMGLGILISDHNVRETLSICDRAYLVYEGRVILNGSPENIVKNTKARRLYLGDSFSL, encoded by the coding sequence ATGTCTTCGATTATCGCCAAGAAACTGGTCAAGTGCTACGGACCTAAGGAGGTCGTCCGCGGAATTGGGCTGACCGTGCGCGAGGGCGAGGTTGTGGGGCTGCTTGGTCCTAACGGAGCGGGGAAAACCACAACATTCTATATGCTTGTGGGGGTGGTCAAACCTACTTCCGGGGATGTCTATCTTAATAAAAAGCAGATAACCAGATTGCCCCTGCATGAGCGGGCACGTCAGGGGATCAGTTATCTTCCGCAGGAAAGCTCCATTTTCAAGAAACTTTCCGTGCGTAAGAATCTTGAAATCATAATCGAACATACCGGTCTTTCCGGTAAAGATGTGCCGAAAAGGGCGGATGAACTGCTTGACCAACTGGGTATTCTGCGTTTGGCAGACCAGAAGGCCATGTATCTTTCCGGTGGTGAGCGCCGCCGTCTTGAGATTGCACGGGCCATGATTAACAATCCGAAGTTCATTCTGCTTGACGAACCCTTTGCGGGGATTGATCCCATCGCAGTAATTGATATTCAGGACATCATTTCTTCACTGAAAGATATGGGGCTGGGAATTCTGATCTCTGACCACAACGTGCGTGAAACACTCTCCATCTGTGACCGGGCCTATCTTGTTTACGAGGGTAGGGTTATCCTTAACGGTTCACCGGAAAATATTGTGAAGAACACCAAGGCACGCAGGCTTTATCTGGGTGATAGTTTTAGTTTGTAG
- a CDS encoding LptA/OstA family protein — protein sequence MINIAEKSSLFSGWSASALLSPAIVCAVFFLVFILAGTSAHAYEKSELKIARTIANVRAKPDLKGAVVWVLSPAESFLVGKAQGNWYPVYPASDEKDMKPVGYVSRKVVVPAAPDSPLVDWGDIRYVGKDLKYHLERTVKSSTGGMIKSGDKVKVGFLKGGWYAIFKADAKVVSEADALGFVKQSDIDIVNDDARIRYAVRRINVIEKPVATSKAVGLLSPGHRAQVGIDKGGMYALYRIDTMVKKDTPVWGYAWGPFLAPYPKNLEKAQMAGIDARKAEIKAEKAKKAKQEIERGGELAAMEEAMDEMLLAPVQTKIMYATAVLNVRSEPNAKSLIVDKLELGESVSVGQEEGKWYPVFKPGKDKELKRVGYVFGTYLKAEAPVVKKEKPQKKRVPGGPDEVPIKITSTKMTFSENRNRITFSGNVKVVRLDVTLTSETLTAHLRPEGDSLTDTQDKIKKIVAGGNVKVVMNNRKGHCDKLTYVVGDSIIYMNGNAELQDGPNNIQGEEIKFYLKDNRAEVVGGNKPIEAIFYTPKNVSP from the coding sequence TTGATTAATATAGCTGAAAAAAGTTCATTGTTTAGCGGCTGGTCCGCATCCGCATTGCTTTCTCCCGCCATTGTTTGTGCGGTGTTCTTCCTTGTTTTTATTTTGGCTGGAACATCTGCCCATGCCTATGAAAAGTCTGAGTTGAAGATTGCCCGGACTATTGCCAATGTACGCGCAAAACCCGATTTGAAAGGGGCCGTAGTATGGGTTCTTTCCCCGGCGGAAAGTTTTCTGGTCGGCAAAGCACAGGGTAATTGGTATCCGGTTTATCCCGCTTCTGATGAAAAGGACATGAAACCTGTGGGCTATGTTTCCCGTAAGGTTGTTGTTCCTGCTGCTCCTGACAGTCCTTTGGTGGATTGGGGTGATATCCGTTACGTGGGCAAGGATCTTAAATACCATCTGGAGCGGACAGTGAAGTCTTCAACCGGAGGGATGATCAAGTCCGGTGATAAAGTTAAGGTCGGCTTCCTCAAAGGCGGCTGGTATGCAATTTTTAAGGCTGACGCAAAAGTTGTTTCTGAAGCTGATGCTCTTGGGTTTGTAAAGCAGAGCGACATTGATATTGTTAATGATGATGCTCGCATCCGTTATGCCGTGCGCAGAATTAATGTGATTGAAAAACCTGTGGCCACTTCAAAGGCTGTGGGGCTGCTCAGTCCCGGTCATCGTGCGCAGGTTGGGATTGATAAGGGCGGCATGTATGCCCTCTATCGCATTGATACCATGGTCAAAAAGGATACTCCCGTCTGGGGGTATGCATGGGGGCCTTTCCTTGCTCCTTATCCCAAAAATCTGGAAAAAGCCCAGATGGCCGGAATTGATGCCCGTAAGGCTGAAATCAAGGCAGAGAAGGCCAAAAAGGCAAAGCAGGAAATTGAAAGGGGCGGTGAGTTGGCTGCCATGGAAGAAGCCATGGACGAAATGTTACTGGCTCCGGTTCAGACTAAAATAATGTATGCCACTGCGGTTCTCAATGTTCGTTCTGAACCAAATGCCAAGTCTCTTATCGTGGACAAACTTGAACTTGGTGAATCCGTCAGTGTCGGGCAGGAAGAAGGTAAATGGTATCCTGTTTTCAAGCCCGGAAAAGATAAAGAGTTGAAGCGTGTCGGTTATGTTTTCGGTACTTACCTCAAAGCTGAAGCTCCGGTTGTGAAAAAAGAAAAGCCGCAGAAGAAGCGCGTGCCCGGCGGGCCGGATGAAGTGCCTATCAAGATTACATCCACCAAGATGACTTTTAGCGAAAACCGTAACCGGATTACTTTTTCCGGTAATGTTAAGGTCGTGCGCTTGGACGTGACCCTTACCTCGGAAACTCTTACCGCTCACTTGAGACCGGAAGGTGATTCTCTTACTGACACGCAGGATAAGATCAAGAAGATCGTTGCCGGTGGTAATGTTAAAGTGGTTATGAACAACCGCAAAGGTCATTGCGACAAACTGACTTATGTTGTGGGCGATTCCATTATTTATATGAATGGGAATGCCGAGTTGCAGGACGGTCCCAACAATATTCAGGGTGAAGAGATTAAGTTTTATCTGAAAGATAATCGTGCTGAAGTTGTCGGCGGTAACAAACCCATTGAGGCTATTTTTTATACTCCGAAAAATGTTTCGCCTTAG
- the lptC gene encoding LPS export ABC transporter periplasmic protein LptC, producing the protein MGRIGLVLSLILSLSFGVCAGTLLGKKYGTFPHMARDVVENPLLSNKNQSDISAEEIELIQGTGGDIEWILRAGSADYDQEKGLVIADKPRVTYYLGRDRKEVFVSALHGEVSQKGEGLKLWDNVKGHYGDMGLVADRLDFKPKDNLLFLEGNVKVQSPAVYITSNRVKVDLVTREIMIEDGMEALISPDMVVMPQ; encoded by the coding sequence ATGGGCCGTATCGGCTTGGTTTTATCTTTGATTTTATCCCTGTCTTTCGGGGTCTGCGCTGGAACTCTGCTGGGTAAGAAATACGGAACCTTTCCACATATGGCACGTGATGTTGTGGAAAATCCGCTTCTTTCCAATAAAAATCAGTCTGATATTTCCGCTGAGGAAATTGAGCTGATTCAGGGAACCGGCGGTGATATTGAGTGGATTCTGCGGGCTGGAAGTGCTGACTACGATCAGGAAAAAGGGCTGGTCATTGCTGACAAACCCCGGGTCACATATTATCTTGGCCGGGACCGCAAGGAAGTCTTTGTCAGTGCTTTGCATGGTGAGGTCAGTCAAAAAGGTGAAGGCCTCAAGCTCTGGGATAATGTTAAAGGTCATTACGGTGATATGGGCCTTGTGGCTGATCGCCTTGACTTTAAACCCAAAGACAACCTGCTTTTTCTTGAAGGTAATGTAAAAGTGCAGAGTCCTGCCGTTTACATCACTTCCAATCGGGTCAAGGTAGACCTTGTCACCCGTGAAATAATGATTGAAGACGGAATGGAAGCCCTGATTTCACCGGACATGGTGGTAATGCCTCAATAG
- a CDS encoding HAD family hydrolase — MSARQRAEKIKLLILDVDGVLTDGGLYYDHEGNVVKRFNVQDGLGIKFAQKAGIELAVITGLNHGAVEKRVTELGITEYYPGQREKLPFYEKLLKEKGLKDEEVAYVGDDWIDVPVMVRVGLPMAVKNAQPEIFGISKWISSREGGQGAVREAISFILDAQGKLNEIWKEWAG; from the coding sequence ATGTCTGCTAGGCAGCGTGCTGAAAAAATTAAATTACTCATCCTTGATGTGGACGGCGTGCTTACTGACGGTGGTCTTTACTATGACCATGAAGGCAATGTCGTGAAGCGTTTTAATGTGCAGGACGGCCTCGGTATTAAGTTTGCCCAGAAGGCGGGCATCGAGCTGGCGGTAATCACCGGACTGAATCACGGTGCGGTTGAAAAGCGTGTTACCGAGCTGGGAATTACTGAATATTATCCCGGTCAGCGCGAGAAACTGCCTTTTTATGAAAAGCTGCTTAAGGAAAAGGGACTCAAAGACGAAGAAGTGGCCTACGTCGGCGATGACTGGATTGATGTTCCGGTTATGGTCCGCGTGGGATTGCCTATGGCGGTGAAGAATGCCCAGCCTGAAATTTTCGGAATATCCAAATGGATCTCCAGCCGCGAGGGCGGTCAGGGTGCTGTGCGTGAAGCTATTTCGTTCATCCTTGACGCTCAGGGCAAGTTGAATGAAATCTGGAAAGAGTGGGCAGGCTAG
- the kdsA gene encoding 3-deoxy-8-phosphooctulonate synthase: MTPDELYQKSLQGPFILAGPCALETIDVALRAAEVLADIASRLDVTVIFKSSFDKANRTSITSFRGPGMEEGLKWLQRVKDETGLPVVTDIHTPDQAAPVGEVADVIQIPAFLCRQTDLLVAAANTGRVINVKKGQFLAPHEMRHVVNKLREAGNERIWLTERGSSFGYNNLVVDMRSMAIMKELGCPVVFDATHSVQLPGGLDGKSGGQREFVPVLSRAAVAAGASGVFMETHPDPDCALCDGPNSWPLDRAEDLVKDLLAAWSVDYVC, translated from the coding sequence TTGACCCCCGATGAATTATATCAGAAAAGTTTGCAGGGACCGTTTATTCTGGCGGGACCTTGCGCACTGGAAACCATAGATGTCGCCCTGCGCGCCGCAGAAGTGCTGGCAGACATCGCTTCCCGTCTTGATGTGACGGTAATTTTCAAAAGCTCTTTCGACAAGGCCAATCGGACCTCCATTACTTCTTTCAGGGGACCGGGCATGGAGGAAGGGCTTAAATGGTTGCAGCGGGTGAAAGACGAAACCGGTCTTCCCGTTGTCACCGACATTCATACCCCGGATCAGGCCGCGCCTGTTGGCGAAGTGGCTGATGTGATTCAGATTCCCGCATTTCTCTGCCGCCAGACCGACCTTCTTGTTGCTGCCGCTAATACCGGACGGGTCATCAACGTTAAGAAGGGCCAGTTTCTTGCTCCTCATGAAATGCGTCACGTGGTGAATAAGCTGCGCGAAGCCGGAAATGAACGTATCTGGCTTACCGAGCGCGGGTCTTCATTCGGTTACAATAATCTTGTGGTGGACATGCGTTCCATGGCAATTATGAAAGAGCTGGGATGCCCGGTTGTTTTTGATGCCACCCATTCAGTGCAGCTTCCCGGTGGTTTGGACGGTAAGTCCGGCGGTCAGCGTGAATTTGTACCTGTGCTTTCCCGTGCTGCTGTTGCAGCGGGGGCTTCCGGTGTGTTCATGGAAACCCATCCCGACCCGGATTGTGCACTTTGCGATGGTCCCAACAGCTGGCCCCTTGATCGAGCAGAAGACTTGGTTAAGGATCTTTTGGCCGCATGGAGTGTAGATTATGTCTGCTAG
- a CDS encoding CTP synthase: MKTKFIFITGGVLSSLGKGLAAASIGALLKARGMTATIQKLDPYINVDPGTMNPFQHGEVYVTDDGAETDLDLGHYERYLGVPLGQKNNMTSGRVYHNVITKERRGDYLGGTVQVIPHITDEIKNAVKNVPNGEDVALIEIGGTVGDIEGLPFLEAIRQLRSELGSENVLYIHLTLVPYLAAAGEVKTKPTQHSVKELRGIGIHPDIILCRSEVDLDEDIKRKIALFCDVDRDAVFTAVDVKSIYQLPLSFYNEGLDQKIAILLKLPAKNCNLEPWKKLNHILEHPKGETTIGIVGKYVDLKEAYKSLHEALIHGGVANEVKVNLRYVNSEEITPENVKEKMAGIDGVLVPGGFGHRGVEGKITTIQYARENKVPFFGICLGMQCAVIEYARNVMGLKGANSEEFNPNGTDNVIYLMKEWYDYRTKKTESRCEESDKGGTMRLGAYPCKVVEGTKAMAAYGEAEIQERHRHRYEFNKEKFADQLVEAGLVLSGLSPDEALVEIVEVPDHPWFLGCQFHPEFKSTPMNAHPLFRDFIKAARDNK, from the coding sequence ATGAAAACCAAATTTATATTCATCACCGGGGGCGTGTTGTCCTCACTTGGTAAAGGGCTTGCAGCAGCATCCATCGGCGCACTTCTTAAAGCCAGAGGGATGACCGCAACCATTCAGAAGCTTGATCCTTATATCAATGTTGACCCCGGTACCATGAACCCCTTTCAGCACGGGGAAGTTTACGTAACTGACGACGGCGCGGAAACCGATCTCGACCTCGGTCACTATGAACGTTACCTTGGGGTTCCGCTTGGCCAGAAAAACAACATGACTTCCGGTCGTGTTTATCACAACGTAATCACCAAAGAACGTCGCGGCGATTACCTCGGCGGTACCGTACAGGTTATTCCGCACATTACTGATGAGATCAAGAACGCCGTGAAAAATGTTCCCAACGGCGAGGACGTGGCCCTCATCGAGATCGGCGGTACTGTTGGTGATATTGAAGGTCTTCCTTTTCTTGAAGCCATCCGTCAGCTGCGCTCCGAACTGGGCAGCGAGAATGTGCTTTATATTCACCTGACCCTCGTTCCTTATCTTGCTGCTGCCGGTGAAGTAAAAACCAAGCCTACCCAGCACTCCGTTAAAGAACTTCGTGGTATCGGTATTCATCCTGATATTATTCTCTGTCGTAGTGAAGTTGATCTGGATGAAGATATCAAACGCAAGATTGCACTTTTCTGTGACGTTGACCGTGACGCGGTTTTCACTGCTGTTGATGTTAAGTCTATCTACCAGCTTCCGCTCAGTTTTTATAATGAAGGTTTGGATCAGAAAATCGCTATCCTGCTTAAGCTTCCGGCTAAGAACTGCAATCTTGAGCCATGGAAAAAACTTAATCATATTCTTGAGCACCCCAAAGGTGAAACCACAATCGGCATTGTCGGTAAATATGTGGACCTCAAGGAAGCTTACAAGTCATTGCACGAAGCCCTCATCCACGGCGGTGTTGCTAACGAGGTTAAAGTCAACCTGCGTTATGTGAATTCCGAAGAGATCACTCCTGAAAATGTTAAGGAAAAGATGGCCGGAATTGACGGCGTTCTGGTTCCCGGAGGATTCGGTCACCGTGGAGTTGAAGGTAAAATTACTACTATCCAGTATGCTCGCGAAAATAAGGTTCCTTTCTTTGGAATCTGCCTCGGCATGCAGTGCGCTGTGATTGAATATGCTCGTAACGTTATGGGGCTGAAGGGTGCTAATTCTGAAGAGTTCAATCCTAACGGTACTGACAATGTAATTTACTTGATGAAAGAATGGTACGATTACCGCACCAAGAAGACTGAAAGCCGTTGCGAAGAAAGCGACAAAGGCGGAACAATGCGTCTTGGTGCTTACCCCTGCAAAGTTGTTGAAGGCACTAAAGCAATGGCAGCTTACGGCGAAGCTGAAATTCAGGAACGCCACCGTCATCGTTACGAATTCAACAAAGAAAAATTTGCGGATCAACTCGTTGAAGCCGGTCTGGTTCTGAGTGGTCTTTCCCCGGACGAAGCTCTGGTTGAGATTGTGGAAGTTCCCGATCATCCGTGGTTCCTGGGTTGTCAGTTCCACCCGGAATTCAAATCCACTCCCATGAACGCACATCCGCTGTTCAGGGATTTCATCAAGGCCGCCCGCGACAATAAATAA
- a CDS encoding phosphoribosylformylglycinamidine synthase subunit PurQ, with amino-acid sequence MARVKVLVITGYGTNCEHESAHAAKKAGADEVDVTYFSDLAAGKKNLEGYNYLIFPGGFLDGDDLGAAQAAALRWKHAHTADGSPLVDQIKKFFEDGGVILGICNGFQLLVKLGLLPAVGGEYFTRQVSLSYNDSAKYEDRWVHLKANPDSPCVFTKDIDTLNVPVRHGEGKIIPADDAMLEKIVENNLHAVQYIDPESGDVTQEYPANPNGSPLGIAGLTDPTGRILGLMPHPEAFNHPTNHPKWTRGDIPTLGLALLEGGVKYIKSL; translated from the coding sequence ATGGCCCGCGTTAAAGTTTTGGTCATCACCGGTTACGGAACCAACTGTGAACACGAGTCTGCTCATGCCGCTAAAAAAGCGGGCGCAGACGAAGTAGACGTCACTTATTTTTCCGATCTAGCAGCAGGTAAAAAAAACCTTGAAGGTTATAATTACCTGATTTTTCCCGGCGGATTTCTTGATGGCGATGACCTCGGAGCAGCACAGGCTGCCGCGCTCCGCTGGAAACACGCCCACACCGCAGACGGAAGCCCCCTTGTGGACCAGATCAAAAAATTCTTTGAAGACGGAGGCGTAATCCTTGGAATCTGTAACGGATTCCAGCTGCTGGTCAAACTCGGCCTGCTGCCCGCAGTGGGTGGTGAGTACTTCACCCGTCAGGTTTCGCTCAGCTACAACGATTCCGCAAAATACGAGGACCGCTGGGTACACCTCAAGGCCAACCCCGATTCCCCTTGTGTTTTCACCAAGGATATCGACACCCTGAACGTACCTGTACGTCACGGTGAAGGTAAAATCATCCCCGCTGATGATGCCATGCTGGAAAAAATCGTGGAGAACAACCTTCACGCAGTCCAGTACATAGATCCCGAATCCGGCGATGTGACACAGGAATACCCTGCCAACCCCAACGGTTCCCCGCTGGGTATTGCAGGTCTGACTGATCCCACCGGCCGCATCCTCGGGCTCATGCCTCACCCAGAAGCATTCAACCACCCCACCAACCACCCCAAGTGGACTCGTGGCGACATCCCCACCCTCGGGCTGGCGTTGCTCGAAGGTGGCGTAAAATATATTAAGTCACTTTAA